One genomic segment of Streptomyces sp. RerS4 includes these proteins:
- a CDS encoding cytochrome P450: MTTTSPTPTPHATARRRDRRVYLRSHPLLFALLGATRGRPVRRLGRTVLVHDADAYREALTRLPLDRAAAGTTGGAAREALRGDGGVLFDQEGGGHRADRRALAERLGTAGVEELRAVWRPLLVRELAPLARGGEVDVVALARGLAGAVVCALLDVEVDARELAGAAADAAAASVRGHLPGPRRPGARAEAERAAARLRGLLGSGGDADADALSAMVAVAAVNTTVAAVPRAVAWCADAGLWGRRPTPRCGPGWWRSCCG, translated from the coding sequence ATGACCACCACCAGCCCCACCCCCACCCCCCACGCCACGGCGCGGCGCCGGGACCGCAGGGTCTACCTGCGCAGCCATCCGTTGCTGTTCGCGCTGCTCGGCGCCACCCGGGGCCGTCCGGTGCGGCGGCTCGGCCGGACGGTGCTGGTGCACGACGCGGACGCGTACCGGGAGGCGCTGACCCGGCTGCCGTTGGACCGGGCGGCGGCCGGCACCACGGGCGGGGCCGCGCGGGAGGCGCTGCGCGGGGACGGGGGTGTGCTGTTCGACCAGGAGGGCGGCGGGCACCGCGCCGACCGGCGGGCGCTCGCGGAGCGGCTCGGCACGGCCGGGGTGGAGGAACTCCGCGCGGTGTGGCGGCCGTTGCTGGTACGGGAACTGGCGCCGCTGGCCCGGGGCGGGGAGGTGGACGTGGTCGCGCTGGCCCGGGGGTTGGCGGGGGCGGTGGTGTGCGCCCTGCTGGACGTGGAGGTCGACGCGCGGGAGCTGGCCGGCGCCGCGGCCGATGCCGCCGCCGCGTCCGTACGGGGCCACCTGCCGGGTCCGCGCCGGCCGGGCGCGCGGGCCGAGGCGGAGCGGGCGGCGGCGCGGCTGCGCGGGCTGCTGGGTTCCGGCGGGGATGCGGATGCGGATGCGCTGTCCGCGATGGTGGCGGTGGCGGCGGTGAACACCACGGTGGCGGCGGTGCCCCGGGCGGTCGCCTGGTGCGCGGACGCCGGGCTGTGGGGCAGGCGGCCGACGCCGCGGTGCGGCCCCGGCTGGTGGAGGAGCTGCTGCGGGTAA
- a CDS encoding class I adenylate-forming enzyme family protein, with translation MIVFTSGTTSRPRAVVHTRAGLAAGMETVASLFDDGGGAGVGGAGVGGAEPVLGGTFFVLVPALTRGAPVALPARSPRVLARQLARLRPRDTYLTPPQLRDALGAGARFGGRVWTGSAPASAALLGRVRAAGAEQAWGVYALTELFPAAAVESREKAAFDGAGDLVGAPLPGVRAVPDADGQLLLAGPAARDRYLGEEPDPWVRTGDRARLDGAGRIVLEGRCKDMVLRRAENIYPGLYEPGLQVPGVELGVLVGVPAGDGDERLVAVVQPRPGVPEPALRAALSEPLRRMGAARPDALLFARIPLSGRSRKPDRAAVSALAARRLTAGRAGGRA, from the coding sequence GTGATCGTGTTCACCTCCGGGACGACGTCTCGGCCCCGGGCGGTGGTCCACACCCGGGCGGGGTTGGCCGCCGGGATGGAGACGGTGGCCTCGCTGTTCGACGACGGGGGCGGGGCGGGCGTCGGCGGTGCGGGCGTCGGCGGTGCGGAACCCGTGCTGGGCGGGACGTTCTTCGTGCTCGTGCCCGCGCTGACGCGCGGGGCGCCCGTCGCGCTGCCGGCTCGTTCCCCCCGGGTGCTGGCCCGGCAGTTGGCGCGGCTGCGGCCGAGGGACACGTATCTGACGCCGCCGCAGCTGCGGGACGCGCTGGGCGCGGGGGCCCGGTTCGGGGGTCGGGTGTGGACCGGTTCGGCGCCGGCGAGCGCCGCGCTGCTCGGGCGGGTGCGGGCGGCGGGGGCGGAGCAGGCGTGGGGGGTGTACGCGCTGACCGAGCTGTTCCCGGCGGCGGCGGTGGAGTCCCGGGAGAAGGCCGCCTTCGACGGCGCGGGGGACCTGGTCGGCGCTCCGCTGCCCGGGGTGCGCGCCGTCCCGGACGCGGACGGGCAGCTGCTGCTGGCCGGGCCCGCCGCCCGGGACCGCTACCTCGGGGAGGAACCCGATCCGTGGGTGCGTACGGGCGACCGGGCCCGGCTGGACGGCGCGGGCCGGATCGTGCTGGAGGGCCGCTGCAAGGACATGGTGCTGCGGCGGGCGGAGAACATCTACCCGGGCCTGTACGAGCCGGGGTTGCAGGTGCCGGGGGTGGAGCTGGGGGTGCTCGTCGGGGTTCCGGCGGGCGACGGCGACGAACGGCTCGTGGCGGTGGTCCAGCCGCGGCCCGGTGTCCCCGAACCGGCCCTGCGCGCCGCGCTGTCGGAGCCGCTGCGCCGGATGGGCGCGGCCCGGCCCGACGCGCTGCTGTTCGCCCGGATCCCGCTGTCGGGGCGCTCGCGCAAACCCGACCGGGCGGCGGTGTCGGCCCTCGCCGCCCGGCGCCTGACGGCCGGGCGGGCGGGAGGCCGGGCATGA
- a CDS encoding glycosyltransferase: MSGSAPMWVVVPAHDEEARLAGTLAALAAQRDRDFTLLVVDNASADRTAAIAREFAARAPFPVEVIEEPEKGVGSAVDTGFRYAIERGAVLLARTDADCLPGPGWAGAARAALTVRGGLVCGRITARRDEHGPLGRAAFAGLVALAALFGRLRPLHARRHGYRAPYRMHAGNNMAITADLYLAVGGMPRRPSPTDRLFLNAVRRHTDRISRCRGMVVENSTRRLRAYGITGTARWYLDQGSGARGTDPR, encoded by the coding sequence GTGAGCGGGAGCGCGCCGATGTGGGTGGTGGTGCCCGCGCACGACGAGGAGGCCCGGCTGGCGGGGACGTTGGCGGCGCTCGCGGCCCAACGCGACCGCGATTTCACGCTGTTGGTCGTCGACAACGCCTCGGCGGACCGCACGGCGGCGATCGCCCGCGAGTTCGCGGCGCGGGCGCCGTTCCCGGTGGAGGTGATCGAGGAGCCCGAGAAGGGGGTCGGGTCCGCGGTGGACACCGGTTTCCGGTACGCGATCGAACGGGGCGCGGTGCTGCTGGCCCGTACGGACGCGGACTGCCTGCCGGGGCCCGGTTGGGCGGGTGCGGCGCGGGCCGCGCTGACGGTGCGCGGGGGGCTGGTGTGCGGGCGGATCACGGCCCGGCGCGACGAGCACGGGCCGCTGGGGCGGGCCGCGTTCGCGGGGCTGGTGGCGTTGGCGGCGCTGTTCGGGCGGCTGCGGCCGCTGCACGCGCGGCGGCACGGCTACCGCGCCCCGTACCGGATGCACGCGGGGAACAACATGGCGATCACCGCGGACCTGTATCTCGCCGTGGGCGGGATGCCGCGGCGCCCCTCGCCGACGGACCGGCTGTTCCTGAACGCCGTACGCCGTCACACCGACCGGATCAGCCGCTGCCGGGGCATGGTCGTGGAGAACTCCACGCGGCGCCTGCGGGCCTACGGGATCACCGGGACGGCCCGCTGGTACCTGGACCAGGGCAGCGGTGCGCGCGGAACGGACCCCCGCTGA
- a CDS encoding ketoacyl-ACP synthase III, producing MLIQSRDPQPRVGITAVGSLLPEDVRSSEDLQREVGRRSGLSLPPRLLRQATGIVSRRVAAPGVYASTLAVGAARRALDAAGLDPLDVDLLVFASASRDMVEPATAHIVQAELGSRAHAVDVTNACNSFVNGIDLARSMVLAGRARRALVVTGETPSRAVRTDPADLAEFRAGFAGYTFGDAGAAVVVEAVGRGGILDVDSETRSEHWEVGGIPGGGSRHPRGDAYTYFRGDGHELRGVFEKVGTAVIDRTLHRTGMDWDGFAKVLVHQVTVPYLERFAELTGVPAGKLVVTVPELGNVASASIGVQLDRIFGELAAGDRVLFVGLGGGISIMTMVWEKS from the coding sequence ATGCTCATTCAGTCGCGCGATCCACAGCCGCGGGTCGGGATAACCGCCGTCGGCAGCCTGTTGCCCGAGGACGTCCGCTCCTCCGAGGACCTCCAGCGGGAGGTGGGCCGGCGCAGTGGTCTGAGCCTGCCGCCGAGGCTGCTGAGGCAGGCCACGGGGATCGTCTCGCGTCGGGTGGCGGCGCCGGGGGTGTACGCCTCCACGCTGGCCGTCGGCGCGGCCCGGCGGGCCCTGGACGCGGCGGGGCTCGACCCGCTCGACGTGGACCTGCTGGTGTTCGCGTCCGCGTCCCGGGACATGGTCGAGCCGGCCACCGCGCACATCGTGCAGGCGGAGTTGGGCTCGCGGGCGCACGCCGTCGACGTCACCAACGCCTGCAACAGCTTCGTCAACGGCATCGACCTCGCCCGGAGCATGGTCCTGGCCGGGCGGGCGCGGCGGGCGCTGGTGGTCACCGGGGAGACTCCGAGTCGGGCGGTGCGCACCGATCCGGCGGACCTCGCGGAGTTCCGCGCCGGGTTCGCGGGCTACACGTTCGGGGACGCGGGCGCGGCCGTCGTCGTGGAGGCGGTGGGGCGCGGCGGGATCCTGGACGTGGACAGCGAGACGCGTTCGGAGCACTGGGAGGTCGGGGGGATCCCGGGCGGCGGGTCACGGCACCCGCGCGGGGACGCGTACACGTACTTCCGCGGTGACGGGCACGAACTGCGCGGGGTGTTCGAGAAGGTGGGGACGGCGGTCATCGACCGGACGCTGCACCGGACGGGCATGGACTGGGACGGCTTCGCGAAGGTGCTGGTGCACCAGGTGACGGTGCCGTACCTGGAGCGGTTCGCGGAACTGACGGGGGTGCCGGCGGGGAAGTTGGTGGTGACGGTGCCGGAGCTCGGCAATGTGGCGAGCGCGAGCATCGGGGTGCAGTTGGACCGGATCTTCGGCGAACTGGCCGCCGGCGACCGGGTGTTGTTCGTGGGACTGGGTGGCGGGATCAGCATCATGACGATGGTCTGGGAGAAGTCGTGA
- a CDS encoding serine/threonine-protein kinase — protein MNGHETAGAFEPLAADDPPMVSGYRIAARLGAGGMGKVYLSHTPGGRPVAIKVIRPEFAEDAEFRRRFRQEVQSAQRVQGLYTAPVIDSDTDGPIPWLATAFVPGPTLAAAVAEHGPLPARTILMLVAGIAEALQVIHGAGIVHRDLKPSNVLLAADGPRVIDFGIARAADATSLTASGVAVGTPAFMAPEQAEGGEISGATDVFALGQVAAYAALGAPAYGDGPSHGVLYRIVHEEPDLSRLPEALRPLVTRCLVKNPSGRASLTEILDLCRTAADQTQLRRPEDWLPEGVAAGIAKRPQTPAPIPTVVVPNATPLPPTRTATPPPHQAYAPPPAYGPTYPGPSPHAGPPPYAGPPPHAAPPAYVTQPTYAAPQPAPAGPAPMIVIPRPPGSNRTAVALIWIFAVLFFLVVGCAAVLGAVGNDTTRGGAGSTPDATSTAPRPDPKPVEYKGLNLADDYQLNFADDTLTPREDSGDLSYRCSSGICHFGASGSKLARLDSGTEGSLQVCRQETRFTGEIPVAALSKGDAMCLRTSEGTIALIVYRGSSPKNDPSTYATLDVTVWRAAARKD, from the coding sequence ATGAACGGGCACGAGACGGCCGGAGCCTTCGAACCGTTGGCGGCGGACGATCCGCCGATGGTCTCGGGCTACCGGATCGCCGCCCGGCTCGGCGCGGGCGGCATGGGCAAGGTCTACCTGTCGCACACGCCGGGAGGCCGGCCGGTCGCCATCAAGGTGATCCGGCCGGAGTTCGCCGAGGACGCGGAGTTCCGGCGCCGGTTCCGCCAGGAGGTGCAGTCCGCGCAGCGGGTCCAGGGCCTCTACACCGCCCCCGTCATCGACAGTGACACCGACGGCCCGATCCCCTGGCTGGCCACGGCCTTCGTGCCCGGTCCGACGCTCGCCGCGGCCGTCGCCGAGCACGGCCCGCTCCCGGCCCGGACGATCCTGATGCTCGTCGCCGGGATCGCCGAGGCCCTCCAGGTCATCCACGGCGCGGGCATCGTGCACCGGGACCTCAAGCCGTCCAACGTCCTGCTCGCCGCCGACGGCCCCCGGGTCATCGACTTCGGCATCGCGCGGGCCGCCGACGCCACTTCGCTCACCGCGAGCGGGGTCGCCGTCGGGACGCCCGCGTTCATGGCGCCGGAGCAGGCCGAAGGGGGCGAGATCAGCGGCGCCACGGACGTGTTCGCCCTCGGGCAGGTGGCCGCGTACGCCGCCCTGGGCGCGCCCGCCTACGGCGACGGCCCCTCGCACGGCGTGCTGTACCGCATCGTCCACGAGGAGCCGGACCTGTCGCGGCTTCCCGAGGCGCTGCGGCCGCTCGTCACGCGCTGCCTCGTGAAGAACCCGTCGGGGCGGGCCTCGCTGACCGAGATCCTCGACCTGTGCCGGACCGCCGCCGACCAGACGCAGCTGCGCCGGCCCGAGGACTGGCTGCCGGAGGGGGTCGCGGCGGGCATCGCGAAGCGCCCGCAGACGCCGGCGCCGATTCCGACCGTCGTGGTCCCGAACGCCACCCCGCTCCCGCCCACGCGGACCGCCACCCCGCCGCCCCACCAGGCCTACGCTCCTCCGCCGGCGTACGGGCCGACGTACCCGGGTCCGTCGCCCCACGCGGGTCCGCCGCCCTACGCGGGTCCGCCGCCCCACGCCGCCCCGCCCGCGTACGTCACCCAGCCGACCTACGCCGCCCCGCAGCCCGCCCCGGCGGGGCCGGCGCCGATGATCGTGATCCCGCGGCCGCCGGGCAGCAACCGGACCGCGGTCGCCCTGATCTGGATCTTCGCGGTCCTGTTCTTCCTCGTCGTGGGCTGCGCGGCCGTCCTCGGCGCCGTCGGGAACGACACCACCCGCGGCGGCGCGGGCTCCACGCCCGACGCCACGTCCACCGCCCCGCGGCCCGACCCGAAGCCCGTCGAGTACAAGGGCCTCAACCTCGCCGACGACTATCAGCTGAACTTCGCCGACGACACGCTGACGCCCCGCGAGGACAGCGGCGACCTGAGCTACCGGTGCTCCTCCGGAATCTGCCACTTCGGCGCGTCGGGCTCGAAGCTCGCCCGCCTCGACAGCGGCACCGAGGGGTCGCTCCAGGTCTGTCGGCAGGAGACGCGGTTCACCGGCGAGATCCCCGTCGCCGCGCTCTCCAAGGGGGACGCCATGTGCCTGCGGACCTCCGAGGGAACCATCGCCCTGATCGTGTACCGGGGCTCCTCACCCAAGAACGACCCGAGCACCTACGCGACCCTCGACGTGACGGTCTGGCGCGCCGCGGCCCGGAAGGACTGA
- a CDS encoding alpha/beta hydrolase, translating to MAIAHRRIGTGPVRVIVLHDWFATSANWGSVLDYLDPEGFSYAFLDYRGYGERRDVTGRHTLSEIADDVLELADQLGWDTFSLLGHSMGGKAIQQVLVRAPERIEKLIGLTPVPAAPYEMDEATRALFYGAAEDPEKRRIILDLVTGNRASRHWIDRMVGQSLAESRPDAFAGYLADWQPLDLSAAVKGSTVPVLVLVGEYDLALTAEVMRATWQAWYPNCRVHTIPGSGHYPPQETPVAFVTEVEAFLRRR from the coding sequence ATGGCCATCGCCCACCGCAGGATCGGCACCGGACCCGTCCGCGTCATCGTGCTGCACGACTGGTTCGCCACCTCCGCCAACTGGGGCTCCGTGCTGGACTACCTGGACCCCGAGGGGTTCTCGTACGCCTTCCTCGACTACCGGGGCTACGGCGAGCGCCGCGACGTCACCGGCCGCCACACCCTCTCCGAGATCGCCGACGACGTCCTCGAACTCGCCGACCAGCTCGGCTGGGACACCTTCTCCCTGCTCGGCCACTCCATGGGCGGCAAGGCGATCCAACAGGTCCTCGTCCGTGCGCCGGAGCGGATCGAGAAGCTGATCGGCCTGACCCCCGTCCCCGCCGCGCCCTACGAGATGGACGAGGCCACCCGCGCCCTCTTCTACGGCGCCGCCGAGGACCCCGAGAAGCGCCGGATCATCCTCGACCTGGTCACCGGCAACCGGGCCAGTCGCCACTGGATCGACCGGATGGTCGGACAGTCCCTGGCCGAGTCCCGTCCCGATGCCTTCGCCGGCTACCTCGCCGACTGGCAGCCGCTCGACCTGTCCGCCGCGGTGAAGGGCAGCACCGTCCCCGTGCTGGTCCTCGTAGGGGAGTACGACCTCGCCCTCACGGCCGAGGTGATGCGCGCCACATGGCAGGCCTGGTACCCGAACTGCCGCGTCCACACGATCCCGGGCTCCGGGCACTACCCGCCGCAGGAGACGCCGGTGGCCTTCGTCACCGAGGTCGAGGCCTTCCTGCGCCGGCGCTGA
- a CDS encoding LysR family transcriptional regulator has translation MDPHLLRTFVTVTRLASFSAAARELGYTQSAVSQHIAALEGDLRTELLTRRPVAPTPAGARLLEHAGPLLLRLDAARADVLRLAAAPPGRLTLAASPLAVGPRLPAALPATGVTLRVLPPTEVPAAVATGDCDLGLVDGLAAPSDPLRLPDVAPLSVTGVAEEELAVLLPTDHPFAGRSAVRLDDLLDARWIDAPGVGLPRTAGRAGVRYDGTDLLALCALAAAGHGLALLPRRVAEAAGAGVAVPLSSAPRLVHRTELLAPGTPTGAAAVLAARLAAGSPYDS, from the coding sequence ATGGACCCCCACCTCCTGCGCACCTTCGTCACCGTCACCCGCCTCGCCTCCTTCTCCGCCGCCGCCCGGGAACTCGGCTACACCCAGTCCGCCGTCTCCCAGCACATCGCCGCACTCGAAGGCGACCTGCGCACCGAACTCCTCACCCGCCGCCCCGTCGCCCCCACCCCCGCCGGCGCGCGGCTGCTCGAACACGCCGGACCCCTGCTGCTGCGCCTCGACGCCGCCCGCGCCGACGTCCTGCGGCTGGCCGCCGCACCGCCCGGCCGGCTCACCCTCGCCGCGTCCCCGCTCGCCGTCGGCCCGCGCCTGCCGGCCGCCCTGCCCGCCACCGGCGTCACCCTGCGGGTCCTGCCCCCGACCGAGGTGCCGGCCGCCGTCGCCACCGGGGACTGCGACCTCGGCCTGGTCGACGGGCTCGCCGCCCCCAGCGACCCGCTGCGCCTGCCCGACGTGGCCCCGCTCAGCGTCACCGGGGTCGCCGAGGAGGAGCTGGCCGTCCTGCTCCCGACCGACCACCCCTTCGCAGGCCGGAGCGCCGTCCGGCTCGACGACCTCCTCGACGCCCGCTGGATCGACGCCCCCGGCGTGGGCCTGCCCCGCACCGCCGGCCGCGCCGGCGTCCGCTACGACGGCACCGACCTGCTGGCGCTGTGCGCGCTCGCGGCCGCCGGCCACGGCCTCGCCCTGCTGCCGCGCCGGGTCGCCGAGGCGGCGGGCGCCGGGGTCGCCGTACCGCTCAGCTCCGCCCCGCGCCTGGTGCACCGTACGGAACTCCTCGCGCCCGGTACGCCGACCGGCGCGGCCGCGGTACTCGCCGCACGGCTCGCGGCAGGATCCCCGTATGACTCCTGA
- a CDS encoding M24 family metallopeptidase produces MTPETAHPEPTPFTAADYAARMAAAADSAADAGLAGLLIAPGPDLVHLTGYRPTAETERLTLLVLAAGQDPVLVVPALEAPDAARAVGAAALTLREWADGTNPYGLTAPLLDVAGRFGVSDNTWALHLLGLQRELPTTTYTPLTDALPMLRAVKDERELARLEAAGAAADAAYAQILHVPFADRRERDVAADLAGLLRVHGHSQVDFTVVGSGPNGADPHHEAGERVIRRGDMVVLDFGGLKHGYGSDISRTVHVGEPTAEEQRVHDIVREAQRAGVDAVRPGARCQDVDRAARAVITEFGYGDRFIHRTGHGIGVTTHEPPYMVEGEERPLVPGMCFSVEPGVYLPGRFGVRIEDIVTVTEDGVRRLNNAPRELAVVE; encoded by the coding sequence ATGACTCCTGAGACCGCGCACCCCGAACCCACCCCCTTCACCGCCGCCGACTACGCCGCCCGCATGGCCGCCGCCGCGGACAGCGCCGCCGACGCGGGACTCGCCGGACTGCTCATCGCCCCCGGCCCCGACCTCGTCCACCTCACCGGCTACCGGCCCACCGCCGAGACCGAACGCCTCACCCTGCTCGTCCTCGCCGCCGGGCAGGACCCCGTACTCGTCGTCCCCGCGCTGGAGGCCCCCGACGCCGCCCGCGCCGTCGGCGCCGCCGCCCTCACCCTGCGCGAGTGGGCCGACGGGACGAACCCGTACGGCCTCACCGCACCGCTCCTCGACGTCGCCGGCCGCTTCGGCGTCAGCGACAACACCTGGGCGCTGCACCTCCTGGGCCTGCAACGGGAGTTGCCCACCACCACCTACACCCCGCTCACCGACGCCCTGCCCATGCTGCGCGCCGTCAAGGACGAGCGGGAACTCGCCCGACTGGAGGCCGCCGGCGCCGCGGCCGACGCCGCCTACGCGCAGATCCTGCACGTCCCCTTCGCGGACCGCCGCGAGCGCGACGTCGCCGCCGACCTCGCCGGACTGCTGCGCGTCCACGGCCACTCCCAGGTCGACTTCACCGTCGTCGGCTCCGGCCCCAACGGCGCCGACCCGCACCACGAGGCCGGCGAACGCGTCATCCGCCGCGGCGACATGGTCGTCCTCGACTTCGGCGGCCTCAAGCACGGCTACGGCTCCGACATCTCCCGCACCGTGCACGTCGGCGAACCCACCGCCGAGGAACAGCGCGTCCACGACATCGTCCGCGAGGCCCAGCGGGCCGGGGTCGACGCGGTCCGCCCCGGCGCCCGCTGCCAGGACGTGGACCGCGCCGCCCGCGCGGTGATCACCGAGTTCGGCTACGGCGACCGCTTCATCCACCGCACCGGCCACGGCATCGGCGTCACCACCCACGAACCGCCCTACATGGTCGAGGGCGAGGAGCGGCCCCTCGTCCCCGGCATGTGCTTCTCCGTCGAGCCCGGCGTCTACCTGCCCGGCCGCTTCGGGGTGCGCATCGAGGACATCGTCACCGTCACCGAGGACGGCGTCCGCCGCCTGAACAACGCCCCGCGCGAGCTCGCCGTCGTGGAGTAG
- the treZ gene encoding malto-oligosyltrehalose trehalohydrolase, with amino-acid sequence MQFEVWAPLTGRVAMRLNDTAYEMTPDPDPDRQGWWRVEAPAGDGDRYGFVLGDVPVVRPDPRGRRLPDGPEGLSAVVDFEALTPTGPGPLTPLQDAVLYELHVGTFTPEGTFDAAADRLAHLVSLGVTHVELMPVCPFPGRHGWGYDGVAPWAVHEPYGGPAGLARFVEAAHAAGLGVVLDVVHNHLGPSGNHLPAFGPYFTETHHTPWGAAVNLDAPGSDEVRAYLIGSALAWLRDYRIDGLRLDAVHALADGRALTFLEELAAAVDALAAESARPLFLIAESDQCDPRLTTARTAGGLGLHAQWNDDFHHALHCALTGESQGYYADFAQAPLGALAKTLTRAFYHDGTWSSFRGRSHGRPVDRRRTPAHRFVGYTQTHDQVGNRAVGDRLSASLSPGLLACAATVALTGPFVPMLFMGEEWGARTPWQYFTDHPDPELAEAVRTGRRREFAAHGWKPEEIPDPQDPATRDRSRLDWSEPEREPHARLLDWYRTLVALRRTQPDLRDPDLAAVRVAHDEERRWLTFRRGDVRVAVNLSSEPVTIALGRNGVRVLAAWESVERPDADGRIHVPGESAVVLGH; translated from the coding sequence GTGCAGTTCGAGGTCTGGGCACCGCTGACAGGTCGGGTCGCCATGCGACTGAACGACACCGCCTACGAGATGACACCCGATCCGGATCCGGACCGCCAGGGCTGGTGGCGCGTGGAGGCGCCGGCGGGCGACGGCGACCGGTACGGGTTCGTACTGGGCGACGTTCCCGTCGTGCGCCCCGATCCGCGCGGCCGACGGCTGCCGGACGGGCCCGAGGGCCTGTCGGCGGTGGTCGACTTCGAAGCCCTCACGCCCACCGGCCCGGGGCCGCTCACCCCGCTCCAGGACGCCGTGCTGTACGAGCTGCACGTCGGCACCTTCACCCCCGAGGGCACCTTCGACGCCGCCGCCGACCGCCTGGCGCACCTCGTCTCGCTCGGGGTCACGCACGTGGAGCTGATGCCGGTGTGCCCCTTCCCGGGCCGGCACGGTTGGGGCTACGACGGGGTGGCGCCCTGGGCGGTGCACGAGCCGTACGGGGGCCCGGCCGGTCTCGCCCGGTTCGTGGAAGCCGCGCACGCGGCGGGGCTGGGCGTGGTGCTGGACGTCGTCCACAACCACCTCGGCCCCTCCGGCAACCATCTGCCCGCGTTCGGGCCGTACTTCACCGAGACCCACCACACCCCCTGGGGCGCGGCGGTGAACCTGGACGCGCCCGGCTCCGACGAGGTCCGCGCGTACCTGATCGGCAGCGCGCTGGCCTGGCTGCGGGACTACCGCATCGACGGGCTGCGGCTGGACGCGGTGCACGCGCTGGCCGACGGGCGGGCGCTGACGTTCCTGGAGGAGCTGGCGGCGGCCGTGGACGCGTTGGCGGCGGAGAGCGCCCGGCCGCTGTTCCTGATCGCCGAGTCCGACCAGTGCGACCCCCGCCTCACCACGGCCCGTACGGCCGGCGGGCTGGGCCTGCACGCGCAGTGGAACGACGACTTCCACCACGCCCTGCACTGCGCGCTGACCGGCGAATCGCAGGGGTACTACGCCGACTTCGCGCAGGCGCCGCTCGGCGCCCTGGCCAAGACCCTGACGCGGGCCTTCTACCACGACGGCACCTGGTCCTCCTTCCGGGGCCGCTCCCACGGCCGCCCGGTGGACCGCAGGCGCACCCCCGCGCACCGGTTCGTCGGCTACACGCAGACCCACGACCAGGTCGGCAACCGGGCGGTCGGCGACCGGCTCTCCGCCTCCCTCTCCCCCGGCCTGCTGGCCTGCGCGGCGACGGTGGCGCTGACCGGGCCGTTCGTGCCGATGCTGTTCATGGGCGAGGAGTGGGGGGCGCGCACCCCGTGGCAGTACTTCACCGACCATCCCGACCCGGAACTGGCCGAGGCGGTCCGTACGGGCCGGCGGCGGGAGTTCGCGGCGCACGGGTGGAAGCCCGAGGAGATCCCCGACCCGCAGGACCCGGCGACCCGCGACCGCTCCCGCCTGGACTGGTCGGAGCCCGAACGGGAGCCGCACGCCCGGCTGCTGGACTGGTACCGGACGCTGGTGGCGCTGCGCCGTACCCAGCCGGACCTGCGCGACCCGGACCTGGCGGCGGTCCGGGTCGCCCACGACGAGGAGCGCCGCTGGCTGACCTTCCGGCGGGGCGACGTACGCGTGGCGGTGAACCTGTCGTCCGAGCCGGTGACCATCGCGCTGGGCCGCAACGGGGTACGGGTCCTGGCCGCCTGGGAGTCGGTCGAGCGTCCGGACGCGGACGGGCGGATCCACGTGCCGGGCGAGTCGGCGGTGGTCCTCGGCCACTAG